GGCCCTACTTGTACCACAATTAATTTCAGGTCCTTTGTTATCAAACCTAAGTTTATGTGTAGGCTACACAGAACTGAAGCATTCAAGTCAATCTTAACATACTTTCTACTAATGTGGTATTTCGACAGATAGCAAAGTATATTCCTACTCAATGTTTAATTTAGTTTAAAACATGATGAATATAAAACTTAAATATTACataaaacatgcaaaatatttaaatgtcTCGTAAAATATTTAAGCAAaccaaaaatgcaaaaaacagGCGTGTCAGTGTTTCTTATATTACACTCTCGTATAACGCATTGTTATAAGCAGTGGGAAACATGAACGGTTAATAGCATTGGACTGCATAGTTCAATAGGAAGACAGAGGGAGGCAATCCTAAATTTATGAACAAGCCTTTACTGCTGAAATTGTAACATTATTTTTATGTGCTAATATGCAGCTAAATTTAATttacaaattatttatttttcaataaccCATGGCTCTTCAGATTTTTAgaataaaactttcaattacATAATAACAAACTGTGTACATTAACTGCTCAGTGTACTTTACACGACTCACTTTTTATGAAAATGAATATAAACTATACAAGTTCTTTTGATTTAACACTAGTTTGGCAATTGTAGCACGCCAATGACCAATATTTGGTTCAAAATATCAGAcaagagaaggcaactccttTGATATGAATTATGCAACATCAAAATCACTCCTGTGACAAGAAATGTCTTAAATAATTTGTGATCCCGTTATCAGGTTAGAGTTTTGTCTGGTGTATGCCAGCAAAGTTAAAGATTGTGCCACTTTCAGGTTTTGGTTTTCGTATTTTACAAAGTTATTCTCCTGAACATCATCAGTGTGAGTGACATTTCATGACTTTAATATCTGGATATTATTGATGTAAGCCTAGCTTGCAAGACAAAAACCTTATAGAAATCTTACATTGGAATGGCTCACACCTCCAGTTCAGTTACACCACAACCAAAAGATTACATCCCCGGCACAAATCCATATTAATATTCACAgaaaattacataaaattataGACTAATTTACTGCATATGCTTTTGTCCATAAAAAAACACATCTTGCTAAATTTATGGCTAGTAATTACTTCATACAGGTAATTAGCGATTATATGAGTAAATATGTTACTGTATGACTCAATGCTCATTATTATTGTCATGATAACAGTAATGAAAGACAAAGGTGAAAGGTCATCATCACTTATTAAATAACAAAACAACCCATCAGATCTTCATAGCAATTGACAGAACAAACAATCTTGTTATAATGTTTCAACAAACATGTAGGGGTAAGGCTTACACCTAAGTAAACAAGCGTCTAGGTAACCTCATGGGCGATTAGAGCACTAAGTCTAGACGTTATGAAGAGAGAATGGTTGATGTCATGAAGGGAGAATGGTTGACGTCCTGAAGGGAGAATGGTTGATGTCATGAAGGGAGAATGGTTGATGTCATGAAGGGAGAATGGTTGATGTCATGAAGGGAGAATGGTTGACATCCTGAAGGGAGAATGGTTGACGTCCTGAAGGGAGAATGGTTGACGTCCTGAAGGAAGAATGGTTGACGTCATGAAGGGAGAATGGTTGACGTCCTGAAGGGAGAATGGTTGATGTCATGAAGGGAGAATGGTTGATGTCATGAAGGGAGAATGGTTGACGTCATGAAGGGAGAATGGTTGACGTCCTGAAGGGAGAATGGTTGACGTCCTGAAGGGAGAATGGTTGACGTCATGAAGGGAGAATGGTTGACGTCCTGAAGGGAGAATGGTTGATGTCATGAAGGGAGAATGGTTGATGTCATGAAGGGAGAATGGTTGATGTCATGAAGGGAGAATGGTTGACATCCTGAAGGGAGAATGGTTGACGTCCTGAAGGGAGAATGGTTGATGTCATGAAGGGAGAATGGTTGGTTGACATTATGAAAGGAGAATGGTTGATGTAAGTGAATAAATGAGGTATTCATTAAACGTTAAGGATGCCGTGGGTATCATTATGacattttgataaatttgagCAGTAAAAAGCAATAGCCAGTCAGAGATTTCAGTGGATTAGAGACGAATAATTGAGCGGATTAACGACTTGTTTTATTAAGCTCTCAACTCGGATGGTGTGAGAAAATCTAGCAAACGGAGCACAACTTCTGTAACTTTTTATATTGCGTATGGTTGCGTTTGCTCAAAATCTTGACACTGAAATAGCCTTATCAGATCTGATAGCAAGCTGACCGTAAAAGAACAGAAATGACTACTATTTCATATTTATTCATgtgctatatagtatatacaggttacttatTACGATATGATCAGTATAAGCTTACACTGACAGCGTAGGCTTACATTGCAGTTCATAATTCTGCTTGATTAACTATTTAAATCTATAGCATGACATGTGAGATCTTGGTAAGTGAAGTGCTCTTTAGATGTAGTTTTATTATCTTTTCAATGAATGGACAACTCCATATAAGGCAATAATTTTACATGAACTATTTGATTTGTGGAATAAATCTTATGATAAATGCGGTGTTGAGTTTATGATTATTCTTAATTCCCCATAGGTGGGCTTGCAATTATGTAGAGTGTATAGCTTACTTCAATCACCTAGGGGAGGAGTATATACATTTTGGAATAATAAAAACTAGCGACTATATTGCTGGTAAGATATGATCTTTCAATATAGCTAGGCAACTACACCATTGCTAATAAGCCATATCGTAGCGTATGTTTTGCGTATAGTACAttgtatttttacattttcttgcagaccaTAATCAAAAACTGccctaaagttattgtaggtaaatatagttactaaggttaatatatattgttttgttacaatttttaATGATAATGATTCTGATGATATTTACaaagtgtttgcattagataactactgtgggtttctattcctctctataaaatatttttgtcttatGATGCCAATACTGAAACAAACTATAATCATATAATTGCATACCAAAGAATCTTTTACCGCCATCGTAgcaaacagactatatttagccattacttgctaatgatttcacattacAATTTAAAAACCATTAGTTTccttttttctcctaatttatttcaacaaaacatgtctttcatgatatgaaatttaaaagttacagtttgaaaaagtttgaaaatcttgtttttaaaaagttgttttcttcttttctctcaattcatttgaactgaataaaacacttttcccatgatagtttttaagttagaatggtaaatgttgtgtatgttaaataaaaataaattttctgtccaaagacttttttattacccgggcaacggcattcatctagtctttGAATGAGCTTGTAGTGAGATTGTAACAAAAATtgcttttataaattttaatgctTGCTCAGGTGTCagacaaaatatttgcatcCAGTAACGATGCTGTCGCTCCTTGCGTAAAAAATGGAAAACTTAACAAATCAACTTGAAGGGAAATATTAGCAAATGTCTTCATTAGAAGTGCCACGGTGTTATTTGTGAACTCTGAAAATAATCTTAAAACAAAAACTGAGCAAAACGTGACATTTTCGAAAACAATATCAAAGTACTGAATACATCTAATCATACATCTATTAATGAAGGTAGGGCACACGATCTCAGTCTATGGATTGTTTTACACTCAATCATCTCTGAGGCATAAAAAGATTGTGCAGGTTTCACAATGTACGTCTACTCATTTTCACAGGTGTTATAACATATTGAAATGCCATAGCGCAACTTGAAGAGCTTTACAGACCTGAACAGCATCTCATTCCCATCACTTTCTTTCTTTTTTGCAGCGCTGATATGAggcagggattacgtgtatgtcacaatttccatttccataattcatttccatactatttccatttccataacatttccataattcatttctatattatttccatttcgataacatttccataattcatttccatttccacaaaatttccctatttcatttccatgatacttccatttccataattcatttccgtaattaatttccatatcaTTTAtatttccataccatttccataatatttccataattcatttccatattatttccatttccctattatttccatttccataacatttccctatttcatttccatattatttccgttttcataacatttccatttttcatttccataacatttccataatttatttccatattatttccatttccataccatttccacatttctaaaataaaatttccatatccatttccatagaattatggaaatatttatgtttatggatatggaaaagtaaacatttccataatatgtttaacGCTCCCTGTTATGTATACACTTAACAGTTTAAACATTCTTTCACTTAAATATATACCTATATTGACGTATTAGCCAGTTTAACTTGCCTCTGTTTATAActtggattacgtgtatgttacaGTTTCCACTTTCATAATTCACTTCCTTTTCCATAATTGATTCccataaaatttccatttccatattatttccgtttccataccatttccataatcaatttccataacatttccataattcagtTCCATAttatatccatttccataacatttctataatttatttctataaaatttccttaattcatttccatattatttccatttccataatctaTTGCCATTTGTTTTCATATTTCTAAATtaaaatttccatattaatttccataaaattatggaaatatttatgtttatggaaatggatatggaaaagtaaacatttccataatatgtttagcgatccctgatATGAGGCaggttatttttagtttttttgtagaGTTTATTCTTAAAGTTTACAGCTCAGCTTGAGTATGGGTGTTAATCACTCAAGGCTACCTCAGAAGAGCAGAACCTCAGAAAAGCAGAACCTCAGAAGAGCAGAACCTCAGAAGAGCAGAACCTCAGAAGAGCAGAACCTCAGAAGAGCAGAACCTCAGAAGAGCAGAACCTCAGAAGAGCAGAACCTACGAATAGCAGAACATCAGAAGAGCAAAACCTCAGAAGAGCAGAACCTCAGAAGAGCAGAACCTCAGAAGAGCAGAACCTCAGAAGAGCAGAACCTACGAATAGCAGAACATCAGAAGAGCAAAACCTCAGAAGAGCAGAACCTCAGAAGAGCGGAACATCAGAAGAGCAGAACCTCAGATTAGGAGAGCAATGATTACAGAGTATTAGCAAGTATTAgagagcaatgatatacagccccccattggggggctgtatatcagtGCTGTCTAATACCAAtgtatacagccccccatgggagctgtatatcattgctgtctaataccaataatatacagccccc
Above is a window of Watersipora subatra chromosome 3, tzWatSuba1.1, whole genome shotgun sequence DNA encoding:
- the LOC137390600 gene encoding involucrin-like, which codes for MGVNHSRLPQKSRTSEKQNLRRAEPQKSRTSEEQNLRRAEPQKSRTSEEQNLRIAEHQKSKTSEEQNLRRAEPQKSRTSEEQNLRIAEHQKSKTSEEQNLRRAEHQKSRTSD